gcgatgcggcgcatggtATACCTCGCCTGAGAGAGTACAGAGCACAAGCTACTTCAAGTCGACCGACGGGCACATGCACCAGTGGAATTTTAGTTTAAAGCGCGCGAATCTGCACCTGGTCCCAGTGATacaagatgcgccgcattcaGACCTCACAGGCATGCTTGTGGTTGACTCTACTCGCAGAGGCAAGCGATACCCCGATGCATTGTCCAAAACTGTACCGATTTGGTGTGCAGTGCTTACAAAAGCGTCGTTCCTTCGGTATGGCACGCCGCACTGCACAGCACTGCAGCTTCCTCCAGGCACCGTGTCGGCGAGCGAGCGGCAGCAAATCGAGGCTCGGCTAGATGAATGGGTGAGCAATTTTCTCACCTCTGATCTTCCCATTCCCAGATTGACTAAGCCGCTCTGCCCTTTTCATGTACACCCCGGCCACTGCCCCGCATTTCCAACGCCTTCGGAGGCAGTGCATCATGTCGTGCTGGTGAGTGCATCTGCGCTTGAAAATGTGCCGCATCGAAGCGAGGAGCATGCATCGTACGTACAGGGTGCGGGCGATGACCATGAAAGTTGGGCGATGGGCCTGACGCCGGAACTATTTTGGAAGAACAAGACGACTATTTTGGGGCCCGCGATGAAACGCCCAGCACTAGCGGCATACATCGAGCAGATTGTCGCAGAAAGGGCGCTACTGGTTTTGGATGATGACGGTGCCTACGAACTTAGCACTACTGGGTTGTGCATAGCGCGACGGCTGCCAAGCTCCGAGGCGGAAAAGACGCAGTATGCATTGATggtgcactgcacgccgcTTCCTCAAGCATCCAGCAAGCAGATCTTGTACTGCAAGGAGGAGACCGGAAAACGCGGGCTGTACGACTTTTCCGCATACCTTGGTCCTGCAGTCGACGCCGTCACCGATGCATTGATTGCAAGCGACAAACCCGTCCTGCTCGCTAGCGCAGACTATCACAGTagtgccgcgcttgcaatTGCCGTCCTCGCCGCAAGTTTCGACGAGCACAGAAATCTGatacgcgcgcgcagatcaCTGACTTTGCACCGCGCACATATCTCCAAGGATACTACGCAACGGCGCCTGCAGTGGGTCGCGAGTGTATCGAACCAACTCGCGCCGAGTCGCGCTTACCTACAGCGTGTGAATGCATTCTTGATGGgcccgcagcgccgtgtcaCGCTCTACAATGACTCGTGTGTAAATAATGTATAGAGCGCATCACAAATCCACCACATTACGCAAAAGCATTTTGAAACGAGGCGTGCCAAAGCCCGTGACGGCGTCCCAGCCTGGCGCGGCCTTGAAACCAGTCTTGTTCCCGCATCCTGTTGCGGAGCCTTCGGTCACGTCGTTAAACGCGTTGCTCTGGCTAAGCCGCTTGTACAAGAGTGGGTTCACAAAGCCTAGGGATGGCTTTCCTTTTGCAAAACGTGCATCGTTTAGGAGCGAGAAAATGGACGCGACAAGGGGTGTGGATGCACTCGTGCCCGACTCGGTCGTCATACTATTATTCAGTGCAATAGAGTAGCGCGAGCCTTGGGCAGAAATATCGGGGTACGCCCGCCCGCTTTGGTTGTACAGGTGCGCGTACTGGTTGCCCATCACGTCCTTGATATACTGAGGAACCACATTGTCCTGGTACTTTGGCCGCGCAAAGTAGTAAGAAAAGCCTCCGCCAGAGTAGAACTTGGCAATGTCTTTCGAGGTCGCTGCCTCAGGGTTGAATCCCTGCGTCGCACCGACTACAGTAACATAGGGGCATGACCCAGGGAAATTGGGCAGAAAGGTTTCTTTTTGCTCGCCATCGTTTGTTTGACAGTGTGACGCCTTCTTGCCGCCCACGCCTTCGTCGCCCGACGCCACAAACACACTCACACCGCGCAGACCAAGTGCTGCAAACATGCTgcaaacgcggcgcgcataCTTGGGCGGGACGGTTTGTTCGTCATCGCCGTACGAAATGGAAAGCACGTCTGGCAAGTTGGCGTCCTGCTCGAGTAGGTATTGAAGGAGCGCTGCGTACGGTTCGTTCGTATTTTTCGGACTGAAATTGTCGGGGCGGAAAGCGGGAGAGCCTCCGACAGAGATGAAACTCGTGCGGACTGGCCACGTCATACCGATGACTACCTGGACATCCAAGTTGGCCTCACCGCCCGCTGCAGATTGTGTTTGGTTGTCGTGTTCACCGTTGATAGTAAGGTAGTCAAACGTGGCTTTTCCAGCAAGTGCTTCGGGACGTTGCTCACGCAAAAATAGATCCAGGTCTGCATAGTTGGCATATTCATGGAGGAAGCCCGCGATTCCGACATGTGTCTTTTGAGGGGCTTGCGGCGTGTAGTCGGTCGTGCCGTACAGATGGCGCAGACATTCGGACGAGACATGCGATATGTTGCACGTTGACGTTGACGTTGATTCCGATGCAATGTAAAGTGTCTCTGTGTCCGCATCAGACGCAGCCAGCACTTGTTCTGGGTGCGTTGCTGGCTCCGGAATGTCGCTGTTCACAATGAACGATGGCCTTCGCTGTGTACGCTGGGAGGAAAAGTGGGTAATGCCACTAACGAAATCTACCACGGCTGCAATGTCCTGTGGAAGAGTGTACCGCGTTGTGCGCACAATTTCTTCCTGGCTTTCCTTGTGTCGGTAGACACTGAATTTTGCATCTCCAAGAAGTGCGCTCGCATGGCGGGCTGGGACCTTGACCAAGACCCAATCGCCAGTAGCACTGCTCTTGATGTGTTTCTTGGGCACACCGCTTTGCTGGAGATAGTTCTTGACGGTCTCCGTAGCATTGTCGGCAGGTTTCAGCATCTCGAGCACCTGGTCCTTGGACAAATGCTGCAGATACTCGGGGCTATCAGGATCGCTGGTCTTGTCTAGTTCCTGTTCAATACTGTTCGGGTGTTTCCATTTCAGTGCGAACTGCAACTGGATCGTTTCGTCACCTTTGGCAGATGATTGGCGCACCCAAGTGTCAGGGACGTGCACATGCTCTATTTCGAGCAtcacgtcgcgcgccgcggcggcgatgaCAACGGCCGCAGCCAAAATGCAAAATAACGTGGTGCGCATGGTAGAAGGTAGCGCCGGTACAGAGTTTGCACGCGCTATCGACGAGTTGGAACCGAGATTTCCTCAACCGTGCAATCAACTGGCTTAGCCTTTCGCTGAGTGGTGGACTTATTTGGCCCCTGCAGCACCATCAGACAAGTGGAGGGGTGTGTGCCTAACAGGCAATGTAACATGCGTACAGAAGCGATCCCCAGGAATGGACGACACTGTGCTCAATACCATGTGGGAAATCCGTTGGAGCAACAGTCAGAGCCTGCCCTACTTTTATGACATCAACACGAATGCGTCGATGTGGGAAATCCCGCCAGGCCTgacgcagcagcaggctCTTCAGCTACCCGGCTCGGAAATCCTGGAAGACTACTACCGTAACAAGCAGCAAATGATCCGTGCTCGTCACATTCTGCTAAAGACCCAGGAAAGCCGCCGCCCTGTGGACAGGAAGGGCGTATGTATACTTTGCAATGTACATGCTAACCTCTAGAACCCTATTTCCCGCACTCGGTCAGAGTCTATTGCACAGCTCGAGTCTGCGTTCAAGAAGCTTAACGATGGACCGAACACTGACGAAGCGTTTGCCAAGTTCGCAAAGGAGCACTCGTATGTATTTTTTTGATAAAAAGAAAAACTTACGCAACAGCGACTGCTCGTCTGCCGAGCAGGGCGGCGATCTTGGATTCTTTGGCAAAGGTGAAATGCAGCCCGAGTTTGAGAAGGCTGCGTTCAGCCTGCCTATCGGCGGAACCAGCAATGTTGTCCACACCGATAGCGGTGAGCATTTGatcaagcgcatcgcctaAATAGAAGTGCTAAAGATATGCAGTATAGTAGCATACTACCTCTTACCAACTTTTCTATTTCAACTGTTAAACGGCCCTGGGCAGAATCTCTTACCTTGTCGCACAACGCTGCCACGCCCCGTTGCACGGGTCCTTTATCGGGGCTGCTGGCCCGAACGCGTCGCTCTTGGTTGTGCGCGTTACGTCACTCCTAGGTAGCCACGTGGCCCCGCGTGCCCAACATGCCAGTGTCGCCCGTGTAGAAGCTGCTTTTACACATTTTTGCTCTTGTCGTCGGATCGTCATGCCGGAGGTGCCGGAATACATGTCTCTGCCAGGACCAACGGTCCGGCGCGAGACAAATGCGATTGTTACTACAGggcacagcgccgtgaGCTTCGTTCCGACAAACGAGATTCAGACCAGTGTAAGCACTGTGGACGACTACATTGTCATCGATATGATTATTCCTCCTACACAGTATATGGCGCCCACCTTATCCATGGCAAAGTTGTCGGGTCAGCTACAAACAGACCTGATCAATGAGCTGAACAGGCTTGGCCTGAAGGACGGGTCGCGTATTGCAGCGGTTGCACACCCTCGCAGCAAAGAGGCCGAAGCAGAGCAGTTTTATCGGAACACTAATggcgagctcgtcgaccCCGCCCTCGATCCTGTCCATCGCCCTGACGACTACCGCAGGGCAAAGCTTGGAATTCGTAGTCTGCGTGGCGAGCCGCTCCTTACACACTTTCCCGATCCGAACCCTGCTGTGCCGGTCAACATTGCCGGACTTATCTCTACGTGTCCCTGCGTTTGCTGCCGCTCGGGGTGCACAGGTGCCGATCCGTTCACCAAGCGTCTGCCGATTCTTCCGCGTGCACTGGCGCGCGAACCCGTCAGCCCTAACGCACAAGAAGCTCCTCTCACGCAAACTCACGAGACCGTCTTCAGCGTACGGCCTGTCAtaccagcgccagcgccgcgtactGTGTCTAAAGATCACACGGTAGTGACTCCAGTTCCGCAGCTGCCGGCATTTGACATTGATAAGCCGCGCACATTCCGCACCGAAGCAACACCGCAGACCATTGTCAAAGTCCTGCGCACACCCACGAACCAAGTCTCGGCTTCTAAATCCTACGGTGATATGCAATCCCAATTCCAAGCCACCTCGATATCTTATGAGCTCCCTAGACGGCATGCTACGCCTCCGATCCGCTCCGAGATGGACAGGTGGGCCGAggagcaagcgcggcagATCCGTTCTGTTCGCGCAGAGCGTACCACAAAGCGTGGAAATGCGCTGCAACGTACTGAGAAGGGCACGAGtgtctttgcgccgctccagcTGAGCGAGAACCTGGAAGCCGCACTGGCCCTAGATCATGTCCCGCGCGGCCACTTGACCCCGCCGCTCTCTAGCCCCTCTTCCTTCAActcttcgcgcggcgaaaaAGGTGTGGACTCTTCGCCGAACAGTTCCTTTGGCACCTCCACGccgatcgccgcgcgctaCAGTCGCTCATCGTCTAACTTGCGTCAGAAACACAAGGACAGTGCGCTGCCGCCAGTGCCCCCCGTACCCGATACGCAAGTTTTTCCCGTGCGGAAAATACtgagcggcgtgcgtgcctCTGAACCGACCGACTACTTTCCTTGCTCACGCACCTATGTGTGACGCGGACGATTGTAGAAATTCTGTTACGACAAGTCTTTTTGGCTAAACTAAGTAGATACGAATGAAACGAATGTATCCTTTTTACTTGTAGACACTTGTATACGTCTTGCCATTGTCTGGGCGAGGAAGCAGATTGCCGTGAGATGCAACACCCTCGATGCGGTGCGTTGCATTCAAGTTCTTGGTCACGGTAATCTGGAAGACGGACGAGCCACCCTCGCGTGCGACAATGATGGCGCTGGAAAGGAAAAAGAGCCAGATGCGCCACATTTTCTCGCCGTACTTGGCCTTGACCTTGTCCTCGTTCGACCTCCAGTTCTTGAGCCAGCGGTCAATGGTAGCCGAGTAGTGAATACCGGCAACGTCGCATGAGCGAAGCTCAAAGCCTGCGTGCTCCAGCTTGCCAATGACCCAGTTCAGCGGGCAGGAAGCGTCTGCGCCTGGGAAGATGTACTTGTTCATAAATAAGCCCCAGATCAGGTCCCAGTACTGCCAGCGAGGACGAAGTCCGGCAACCTGGAAGACCATCACGCCGTCATCGTCGAGCAGTTCGTACAGGTTGTGCAGGAACTTGGCATAGTGGCGGATGCCGACGTGCTCGGCCATCTCGAGACAAACAATCTTGGTGTAGTGTCCCTTTTGCACAGGGATATCGCGGTAGTCCATGCAGAGAATACGGGCTTGCGAGGTGGGGATGCCGTTCTTGGCCAAGCGCTCGTTGCCAAACTCGGTCTGGTTGCGTGCAAGGGTGACGCCGGTGTAGTCGCATCCGTAGTTCTTTGCTGCAAATGCGGCAAGAGTGCCCCAGCCACAGCCAATGTCCAAGACGCGGTCGGTGGGCTTCAAGCCGAGTTTGGAGCATACCAAATTCATTTTGTTGTCCTGCAGTTCCTCCAGTGTTTCTTCCCGGTTCGGGTCAGAGATAATGCCAGAAGTGTACACCATTTGAGGACCAAGGAACCACTCGTGAAAGTCGTTGCCCCTGTCGTAGTTGTCGCGAATCTGCTCCTCATCCTGGCGACTCGAGTGCATCAACACGTCGGGAAGCATATTGAACAAGACGTACTTGAAGAGGTTCGGAGTAAAATACATCGAAGCCCAGTCCCAGCGGTACTCGAGCGCCTCCTGCACATCGCCTTTGACATCGATCTTGCCGTCAAAGTAGTTCTCGTAGAAGATCTCCATAGGGATCTTGTGGCGACCGTggtacttggcgcgcagtgcaggGTCCTTGATATCAAGGTAGTACTCAATAGGACGGTTCGGAAGCTCGACTTTTTCGTTGATTCGCGGGCCAACCATGCTCATCACGGCCCAGTACGCAATTGCGAGCGGGACACCGCACAGTGCGACGAGAAAAAGATACGATGTCCACCCAAACCAGCGAGCTTTTACAATGGGGAgaatgcgcagcaaaatTGCGGGCCCAAAAAAAAtcaggagcgcgagctgcacatTGCTAAAGTAGCCATTCCCTTCGACCGGCAAAAGGCCGTTGCGGATCGCAGCGTAATGCGTCAGACGCACTTTGCTCCCGGGGGCCATTTGAGGTGTGTCCTCCGTGCTTGGTTTAGTACCGCTCAAGTCCATGGGTGTGGTTGCGGGAGTCACCGCGCCggccgtcgcgcttgcgtcgggAAGCTGCGACATGGTCTGTGAGGAGGAACTTGCAGAGCGGGCCGGCCGAGCGCTGCTCCacactgctgcgcgcctccaCATTGTTTCCGTTGGGCATGGCCGAACGGCCGTTTCGCGCGGTGGTGCATGGGCCCATCGTGACGCTCGTGTTTGGCGATCGGCATACACAGCATGCGGCATTGGCGAGGCTCGAGACATTTTACGAGTCGGAAAAATTTAAAAGCGTGTATCTTTCACTGGAAACAGCGGAGCGCGAAAAATTGTGCCGGGGGTACGAGGCGTTTAATTTGCCGATGCAAATCTTTCCAGCCTGGATAAAGGCGATGTGTGCGAAAGAAGAGGTTGCGCCTACAGCAGAGATGACGTGGCACGAGGCGACGTGCACTGCAGAAGAAAGTGCACTGCTCCGGTACCtgatcgagcgcgacgtgctggACAGCACCGGTACAAGccttgtcgagcatgcgccgacCTACCTCATCTCTGCGCTCACCACCTCGGCAGAGACAGTGTTTGCGCATGAGCGGCTACATGCATTGTATCATTTCTCTGCACCGTACCGCGCATTGCTTGCGGAGTTGTGGGAAGGGATGCCAGGCACGGTCAAGGACGCCGTGCAGTTTGACATGCAAATGCGCGGCTACAGCGCGACGGTGTGGCAGGACGAGCTGGGTGCGTACttgggcgtgcgcgtgccccaaaatgtgcgcgcagctgATCCGAGCGTCGAGTTCGGCAAGAAGAGCGCGGAGACGTGCCGCGAAATTCGACGGGCGCTTCTCGCACACATCCCCCGGTATTGGCGCGAGAGTGCAGGGGTCGAGGAGCAGGTTTTGCAGCTGGCACCCGAGTTCCTCCTACAAGCACGCACCGAGCTGCGGCCCAAGCCCAAGGTGCCTGTCGCCAAGACACGCAAGCAAAAAAAGTAAGATTCGTACTGTATTATAACAAAAGATTATGTGCCTCGTGTAGAAAAATACCGTACTCTCCCTTGTCCACCGTTGGCTTGTTTTGGACAGGGGTGGGTATGTCTAGCTTCAAAGGTAGTGTCTCGCTTGGCACTGGTGCCGGGCTCTTttccgtgctgcgcaacgccTTGGCCGCCTCGTCAATGTTTGCAATTTTACTCTCTCCTGTGCCCGCCGGTACTCGCGGGGGGATTGCGGGTGGCATGGACGACACACTCGACTTACGTTGGTCGTCTGCCGGCTTGGTTTTTGTGTCTGCAAGACGAGTACTCCACGTCGCCCAGCCCCGCTTCAGCGCATCTTTGGCGTCTTTCGTCGCTGTTTGGCGTGTGTCCTTGTCTTGCAGTGATTTCGCCAGTGTGGTCACACGCGCGCGTAGCGGCGTATGCGACGCGTCGGCATCCGAGCAATAggtgcgatgcgcaagcacgtccGGCGAGGTAGGCTGGCTATCAGACTTATTCGTGCTTTGTCTCAACACAGCGTCGGGAGTAGACAAGCTGCGCTCGGGCAGGTCGCGGTTTTGCAAAGAAAAATCCGTGTTGCTCTGTGCACTGTCTAAAGCGCTGTCCGGCTGCTTAACGAGCCACGGGCAAAGCCGGGTCCTACGCCGCAGGGATTTCTGCGTGCCGTTCTCGAGTGGCGAGATGGGAGTGTCGGGGCTGGGCGTGTAGTTAAGCGGTACATCCAACGTGGGGCTCGTGGAGTAAGACTTTTCCACTGGCGCGAGCTTCTCTTGtcgctgcacaagcgcctcgttcCATAtaccgccgcggcgcgcctctgACTGCGTATTGAAGAACGACACACTGTTCATGTGCGGTACAACCAGACTCTCTGCCACGCTCTCGCGGATGCGATTTTCAATCAGGCCGGTGATGAGCGACCAACGCACCCGGCGCGTGGAGACGACGGGTTCAACGACAATGTCCATCTTTGGCATGCTTGTGAATCCGTACCAGATGCGgttgctcggcggcggATTGATTTCGAGCTGCATTGTGCCTTCCAAGGACCGCAGAATCacggcaagcacgacgGGCACTCTGTACGACTTGAACCGCTGTCCAAGCGGAATGGTGAGTGTCGCGGAGATTTCAATGTGCATGCGACCGTGGTAGCGCACATGCACTTCCATATCCGTGTGTCCATTGTGCGTCAAGGATTTGAGAACGGGACGGCCAAACGTCGGGGCAGCGTGTCCTGTATCAACAGAGTTTAGCTGCACGTCACTCAAAAGCCGGGGAAAGCTCATGCGTTGGAGTCTGCGCAAAATACGACTCTCGACAAACTCTTGgaagcggtgcgtgcgcgaagcggCGAGAAAAACGCGGCCAAGCAATGCATTGAGCCACCGAAGCTGTAGCTCATCGGGATGGTCGTCCAATGTAGCAATCAAGGTGCGCATATCGAAGGCATTGATCAAGTCCGACCAGTGCATGTCTGCTTTGGACGATGCATCGACAAGCGCATGGTACCAGTCTTCTAGCAGCTTGGCCCTGGGAGTCATGATGTACCATTGTGGACCGCCCGGCTGCATCGACGCAATATGGATGGCATTTCGCTTCGTAAACAATGTACCATCGGAGCATATTGGCTTCTTCTCTCCGTCCAAGTGCGCGCCTTCCACATCGCCCACTTCGCGCTCCCACATACTCACGCGTTTGCTCGGCAGGTGTATGGAAGCGATGCACTCGGTaccagcacgcgccgcatcgtcAGAATTGTACAAATAAAGCATCGATTTGCTCAGAATCGCAAAGTATATTCCGTGCTCGTCTTGGGCGTGTGAAGTATCCGAGGCAAAGGCGGGGTCGCCGTCCGTGTCTTGGGGAATATCGGGGCCCACGgtcggtgcgccgcgaatgTTGCGGTACATCATGCTCATGTAGTTCGTTCGTTGTACAGTGCCATCGGTAGATGATGTGGCTGGATTGTCAGTGCTCGGCGCGACATGCCGCCAATTCGGAGGAATGCGCGAGCCGTCCCTCGCAAAATACGCGTCGCTTTTTCGCGGGAGTCCTTTGGACGTCGGGCGCACGATCAGCCACGAAAAAAGTGCTTTTCGACTGCTTGCGCTACCGGAAGACCGTATAGAAGCCGTCTCCGTACGGTCTTTTTCCGTCTCCgccagcaggcgcagcgcgtccgTATCGCCGCCAGGCTCGTCATCGGAAGTAAgggcgcgcggctcgagaGGTGGGTTTGGCGGCTCCGGCAAAGAATCACATATGTTGAGAAGTAGTATACACAGCGGGATGAATGTGACGCCACCGAGCAGGTagatgcacagctcgcgTAGCATGGGTGGCGCAACAAGTCCAACGGGGGTAGGGTCCACATGCGCACGTTTTAAACCGTACGTAAATCCcatgcaaagcgcgctccACCCGTTCACCCTTGGCGACGATGAagcgcaaggtgcgtggCGCAAACGCTAATGCCAGATTCTGTTGATGGGCAAGTCCGGTTCGGGCAAGAcgtccatgcgctcgtTTATATTTAGCGCTTACCGTCCCGAAGATACCAAGCGGCTCGGCAGCACAATCGAGGTCGAGCATTCCCATGTACGCTTTCCCGGCAACCTCGTGCTGAATTTGTGGGATTGCGGGGGACAGAAGACGTACATGGAGAGTTATATGGATACACAAAAAGGAAACGTGTTCAGTGCTGTGGGAGCGCTTATCTACGTCGTGGATTTGGTCAGTACtgaggacgacgacgataCGCACGAGTGGGACGCGGATTTGCGCTACTTTCGGTAGGTCTCTGCGCGGCTGACGAAAGCGAATGTATTGCGGCATTGCAGAGTAACTCTCCGGGTGCCAGGGTGTTTTGCCTTTTACATAAGATGGATTTGATCGAgccgtcgcggcgcaaggcactGTATATGagccgcgtcgcggatTTGCGccacaaggcgcgcgaagcgctgcagatgcATTCCTCCTCGCCGAATGTGCCAGACTCGCTGCAGATGCACTGCTTTGCGACGAGTATTTGGGATGCATCTCTGTTTAGGGTACGTTTGCAATACGCTAATTACAGGCTTGGTCCAGCATCATTCATACCCTCGTGCCCGACGCAGAGCAGATCGAGAAACATCTTGCGCACCTCGCGAGTATATGCTCCGCGTCCGAGATTGTTCTGTTTGAACGTGCCACATTCCTGGCCCTTTCCTACTACACGAATCTGGACCCGGAGGCAAAGCAGCCTTTGGATGCACCCATGGTCAGCGACGAGGTGAATCGTGACCAGGACAAGGACTCGGATAAGGTGCTGCTAGAGGGCCTCTCTGACTCAATGCTGCTTGCACACAATTCGCTGCGGCAGAGCACGGGTGCCTTTGCGAGCGATCGGTTCGAGCGGATCAGCGAGTTGGTCAAGCATTTCAAAATTGCGTGCATGGATGCGAATCAGCaaatgcaggcgctggagaTTAGCACGCCAGAGTTCGGCGCGTACTTGGACGTACTCACTTCCTCGACTTATATCCTTGTCGTCGTCACAACACCGGCCATTGGTACGTCGCCTGCTTGCTCACCACAGAAATGCCTGCGGTCAAGCGCAATGTCGAGCTGAGCCGTGCGCACTTTGAGCGGCTCCAATCGATTCACTCCACATAGCCGATACCCGATATTCGCGAATAGTCACGTGCAGTGGACCTGTCGGCCTTCTCGCGCCACGGTTGGTGTTGATCATGCTAGGCTCCATGGCTtggatgcagcgcgtgccgaGGTGCGTTCCCCGAGTTCTACATACACCGGGGCTGTGTGCTTCACACCGTATATCCCTCTTCCATTCGTCCCTGGCACGGAATGCACACTTTGACTCGAATGCATTTGTCGAGCGACTCGAGGAAGCGGGGATCGACCGCAAGCAGGCAGATGTCCTAGTGACTGCGCTTACAGGTGTGATCAATGAGAGCATTGATAACTTTGCGCGGGGTCTCGTACGCCGCGATGAGGCAGAGCGCCTTTCGTATACACAAAAAGTGGGTAGCTTGCCAACGCTCACCACAGGTTGATTTCGCGAAACTCAAGTCGGAGATCCAGCTGCTAGAGCGCAGTGACTTTGTGATGATGAAATCGGAGAATGAGCGGCTGATGGCAGACGTAGAGAAGCTGAAACAGCGCTTGCGGGAAGAAATTACCCGGACTACAGCCGGCGTGCGACTGGACCTGAACTTGGAAAAGGGTACGTTATGTGGTGTTGTTGTTGACTAGAGGCCGCATCCGCGACGAGTCTGCAGTACATGCGCTCAAGATTAAGGAAGTCGATACTCGCATCGAGTCGGAGATCGCAGGCATACGCACCAGCATCCAAAGTGCGAAATTCAACGTCCTCCAGGTACGTTTTTTCCCCGCAACTCACATGTAGTACCTTGTCGGTGTCGCTACTGGTGCCGGTGCACTGCTCCTCGCATACCTGCGCATGTTCCGTTAGTAGTGACTTTACCCTGTAAATGCATAGACCGCTTTTCCGTTAGGCCCGATGTATCGGCCTTGCACTTCCCCGCGTTGTTACGTTTGCCACGATGAACATTTCAGGGCGCACGCAGTATCAATCTAGCGGCTTCACTTTCGATGACCTCACGCCCACGCCAATGACCTTGTTTTCCAAGTGGTATGCCGAGGCGGTTGACGCTGGGGTGCTAGAACCAGAGGCCATGACATTATGCACCACCGCGCTGCCCAACGCACTTCCGCCCGCATTGACAAATACGCAAGTGGACAAATCTGGATGGCGTGTAGATGCACCGAGGCCCAGTGCACGCATGGTGCTTTTGAAACACGCCGGCAATGATGGATTCCAATTTTTTACGAACTACTTATCGCGCAAAGGCaacgagctcgaggcgaATCCGTGGTGCTCGCTGACATTTTACTGGCCGCAAGTGTTCCGTagtgtgcgtgtgctggGCCGTGTAGAGCGCTTGTCGGAGCAAGCTTCGCAGTCCTACTACGACGCTCGGCCGCTGGGAAGCAAGATCGGCGCCTGGGCGAGCCCTCAAAGCGAGCCTATCGTCTCGCGCGAGGAATTGACCGAGCGCGTTAAAAATACCGAGGCCAAGTTCGGCGTGCAGAGCACAGACGACGCTTCCAAGCATATACCCCTGCCTCCGTTCTGGGGTGGCTACCGCGTCGTTCCCGACGAAGTTGAGTTCTGGGCAGGGCGCATGAATCGCCTGCACGATCGATTCCGGTACGTGCGCGATCCAAACACCCAGTCTCCTCTCGACGACGCATCGACGTGGACAATCGAAGCGCTTGGCCCGTAATCTACAAAGCCTATGTGTACCCATACTGTGTGAGGACGCGGCACActgccgtgcgcgatgcatcgcCTTGGAACGTT
This is a stretch of genomic DNA from Malassezia vespertilionis chromosome 1, complete sequence. It encodes these proteins:
- a CDS encoding uncharacterized protein (TransMembrane:1 (i28-48o); COG:S; EggNog:ENOG503NVSI) yields the protein MGFTYGLKRAHVDPTPVGLVAPPMLRELCIYLLGGVTFIPLCILLLNICDSLPEPPNPPLEPRALTSDDEPGGDTDALRLLAETEKDRTETASIRSSGSASSRKALFSWLIVRPTSKGLPRKSDAYFARDGSRIPPNWRHVAPSTDNPATSSTDGTVQRTNYMSMMYRNIRGAPTVGPDIPQDTDGDPAFASDTSHAQDEHGIYFAILSKSMLYLYNSDDAARAGTECIASIHLPSKRVSMWEREVGDVEGAHLDGEKKPICSDGTLFTKRNAIHIASMQPGGPQWYIMTPRAKLLEDWYHALVDASSKADMHWSDLINAFDMRTLIATLDDHPDELQLRWLNALLGRVFLAASRTHRFQEFVESRILRRLQRMSFPRLLSDVQLNSVDTGHAAPTFGRPVLKSLTHNGHTDMEVHVRYHGRMHIEISATLTIPLGQRFKSYRVPVVLAVILRSLEGTMQLEINPPPSNRIWYGFTSMPKMDIVVEPVVSTRRVRWSLITGLIENRIRESVAESLVVPHMNSVSFFNTQSEARRGGIWNEALVQRQEKLAPVEKSYSTSPTLDVPLNYTPSPDTPISPLENGTQKSLRRRTRLCPWLVKQPDSALDSAQSNTDFSLQNRDLPERSLSTPDAVLRQSTNKSDSQPTSPDVLAHRTYCSDADASHTPLRARVTTLAKSLQDKDTRQTATKDAKDALKRGWATWSTRLADTKTKPADDQRKSSVSSMPPAIPPRVPAGTGESKIANIDEAAKALRSTEKSPAPVPSETLPLKLDIPTPVQNKPTVDKGEYGIFLHEAHNLLL
- the GTR1 gene encoding GTP-binding protein gtr1 (EggNog:ENOG503NWKP; COG:T) encodes the protein MKRKILLMGKSGSGKTSMRSFIFSAYRPEDTKRLGSTIEVEHSHVRFPGNLVLNLWDCGGQKTYMESYMDTQKGNVFSAVGALIYVVDLVSTEDDDDTHEWDADLRYFR
- the PDX3 gene encoding pyridoxal 5'-phosphate synthase (TransMembrane:1 (o376-395i); EggNog:ENOG503NZQH; BUSCO:EOG09264ZXA; COG:H), with the protein product MDLIEPSRRKALYMSRVADLRHKAREALQMHSSSPNVPDSLQMHCFATSIWDASLFRAWSSIIHTLVPDAEQIEKHLAHLASICSASEIVLFERATFLALSYYTNLDPEAKQPLDAPMVSDEVNRDQDKDSDKVLLEGLSDSMLLAHNSLRQSTGAFASDRFERISELVKHFKIACMDANQQMQALEISTPEFGAYLDVLTSSTYILVVVTTPAIEMPAVKRNVELSPRAERLEEAGIDRKQADVLVTALTGVINESIDNFARGLVRRDEAERLSYTQKVDFAKLKSEIQLLERSDFVMMKSENERLMADVEKLKQRLREEITRTTAGVRLDLNLEKGRIRDESAVHALKIKEVDTRIESEIAGIRTSIQSAKFNVLQYLVGVATGAGALLLAYLRMFRRTQYQSSGFTFDDLTPTPMTLFSKWYAEAVDAGVLEPEAMTLCTTALPNALPPALTNTQVDKSGWRVDAPRPSARMVLLKHAGNDGFQFFTNYLSRKGNELEANPWCSLTFYWPQVFRSVRVLGRVERLSEQASQSYYDARPLGSKIGAWASPQSEPIVSREELTERVKNTEAKFGVQSTDDASKHIPLPPFWGGYRVVPDEVEFWAGRMNRLHDRFRYVRDPNTQSPLDDASTWTIEALGP